In one Conger conger chromosome 5, fConCon1.1, whole genome shotgun sequence genomic region, the following are encoded:
- the LOC133129278 gene encoding neutral cholesterol ester hydrolase 1-like, with protein sequence MKGAFALTVLLAATTAYYFYIPLPSTISEPWKLMLIDGVFRGIMHVGRLADSLGVCHFLHVVNFSMTLDAPDSVSSENLLVSDTTVGGVNARICQWTGGSAGELRRAVVFFHGGGWALGSGKKGAYATLCKKMAKDLKAVILSVEYRLAPEAHFPDQFEDAFQASKHFLQPEVLAQYSVDPERVGVSGDSAGGNLAAAVAQQVATDSSIPVKFKVQSLIYPVLQTLDFNTPSYQQNRNVPILYRPLMVWFWLEYLDADRGFLPAMIMNNHTAQDLEQVDPFRAAVDWTALLPPRFTEGYEPVVQAHGTPRIVEEVPGLLDVRASPLLAEREVLTQTPRAYILTCEHDVLRDDGLMYGRRLEEAGVAVTSDYYEDGFHGCLTFSFWPTFFTVGERALRNYIAWLDQNL encoded by the exons ATGAAGGGGGCTTTCGCGCTTACTGTTTTACTTGCGGCTACAACCGCGTATTACTTCTACATTCCGCTACCAAGTACGATTTCAGAACCATGGAAACTTATGCTCATCGATGGAGTGTTCCGTGGTATCATGCATGTG ggaCGCCTGGCTGATAGCCTGGGTGTCTGCCACTTCCTCCATGTGGTCAACTTCTCCATGACGCTTGACGCGCCGGACTCGGTGTCCAGTGAGAACCTGCTGGTCAGCGACACCACCGTGGGCGGCGTCAACGCCCGCATATGCCAGTGGACCGGAGGTTCTGCGGGCGAGCTCAGGAGGGCCGTGGTGTTCTTCCATGGAGGTGGCTGGGCGCTGGGCAGCGGCA AGAAGGGAGCCTATGCAACCCTTTGCAAGAAAATGGCAAAAGATCTGAAGGCAGTCATTTTATCTGTTGA ATACCGCTTAGCTCCTGAGGCTCACTTCCCGGATCAGTTTGAGGATGCCTTCCAGGCCTCTAAGCACTTCCTCCAGCCTGAGGTTCTGGCCCAGTACTCTGTGGACCCAGAGCGTGTGGGGGTGTCAGGTGACAGTGCTGGGGGAAACTTGGCTGCAGCTGTAGCTCAACAG GTGGCTACAGACAGCAGCATTCCCGTTAAGTTCAAGGTGCAGTCTTTGATATACCCTGTGCTGCAGACCCTGGACTTTAACACACCATCATATCAGCAGAACCGGAATGTTCCGATCCTCTACCGCCCGCTCATGGTCTGGTTCTGGCTGGAGTACCTCGATGCGGACCGCGGCTTCCTCCCGGCAATGATAATGAACAACCACACCGCTCAGGACCTGGAGCAAGTCGACCCGTTCCGGGCCGCGGTCGACTGGACCGCTCTGCTCCCACCCCGGTTCACGGAGGGGTATGAACCGGTGGTCCAGGCCCACGGCACGCCCCGGATAGTGGAAGAGGTGCCGGGGCTGCTGGACGTGCGGGCCTCCCCCCTGCTTGCGGAGCGGGAGGTCCTTACCCAGACGCCCCGGGCGTACATCCTCACCTGCGAGCACGACGTGCTGCGGGATGACGGGCTGATGTACGGGCGGCGGCTGGAGGAGGCGGGCGTCGCCGTAACCAGCGACTACTACGAGGACGGTTTCCACGGCTGCCTAACTTTCAGCTTCTGGCCCACCTTCTTCACGGTGGGCGAGCGGGCCTTGAGAAACTACATCGCGTGGCTCGATCAAAACCTGTAG